Proteins encoded by one window of Bos javanicus breed banteng chromosome 22, ARS-OSU_banteng_1.0, whole genome shotgun sequence:
- the GRM2 gene encoding metabotropic glutamate receptor 2, with amino-acid sequence MGSLLGLLALLLLWGAVAEGPAKKVLTLEGDLVLGGLFPVHQKGGPAEECGPVNEHRGIQRLEAMLFALDRINRDPSLLPGVRLGAHILDSCSKDTHALEQALDFVRASLSRGADGSRHICPDGSYATHGDAPTAITGVIGGSYSDVSIQVANLLRLFQIPQISYASTSAKLSDKSRYDYFARTVPPDFFQAKAMAEILRFFNWTYVSTVASEGDYGETGIEAFELEARARNICVATSEKVGRAMSRAAFEGVVRALLQKPSARVAVLFTRSEDARELLAATQRLNASFTWVASDGWGALESVVAGSEGAAEGAITIELASYPISDFASYFQSLDPWNNSRNPWFREFWEQRFRCSFRQQDCAAHSLRAVPFEQESKIMFVVNAVYAMAHALHNMHRALCPNTTRLCDAMQPVNGRRLYKDFVLNVKFDAPFRPADTHSEVRFDRFGDGIGRYNTFTYLRAGGGRYRYQKVGYWAEGLTLDTSLIPWASPSAGPLPASRCSEPCLQNEVKSVQPGEVCCWLCIPCQPYEYRLDEFTCADCGLGYWPNASLTGCFELPQEYIRWGDAWAVGPVTIACLGALATLFVLGVFVRHNATPVVKASGRELCYILLGGVFLCYCMTFVFIAKPSTAVCTLRRLGLGTAFSVCYSALLTKTNRIARIFGGAREGAQRPRFISPASQVAICLALISGQLLIVATWLVVEAPGTGKETAPERREVVTLRCNHRDASMLGSLAYNVLLIALCTLYAFKTRKCPENFNEAKFIGFTMYTTCIIWLAFLPIFYVTSSDYRVQTTTMCVSVSLSGSVVLGCLFAPKLHIILFQPQKNVVSHRTPTSRFGSAAARASSSLGQGSGSQFVPTVCNGREVVDSTTSSL; translated from the exons ATGGGATCACTGCTTGGgctcctggctctgctgctgctgtggggCGCTGTGGCTGAAGGCCCAGCCAAGAAGGTGCTGACCCTGGAAGGGGACCTGGTTCTGGGTGGGCTGTTTCCGGTACATCAGAAGGGTGGCCCAGCAGAGGAGTGTGGTCCTGTCAATGAACATCGCGGCATCCAGCGTCTGGAGGCCATGCTTTTTGCGCTGGATCGTATCAACCGTGACCCGAGTCTGCTCCCAGGAGTGCGCCTTGGCGCGCATATACTCGACAGTTGCTCCAAGGACACGCATGCTCTGGAGCAGGCACTTGACTTTGTGCGTGCCTCACTCAGCCGTGGTGCCGATGGCTCACGCCACATTTGCCCTGACGGCTCTTATGCCACCCATGGTGATGCTCCCACTGCCATCACTGGTGTCATTGGCGGCTCCTACAGCGATGTCTCCATCCAG GTGGCCAACCTCCTGCGGCTATTTCAGATCCCTCAGATCAGCTATGCCTCCACCAGTGCCAAGCTGAGTGATAAGTCCCGCTATGACTACTTTGCCCGCACGGTGCCCCCCGACTTCTTCCAAGCCAAAGCCATGGCTGAGATTCTCCGCTTCTTCAACTGGACCTACGTATCCACCGTGGCATCCGAGGGTGACTATGGCGAGACAGGCATTGAAGCCTTTGAGCTAGAGGCCCGCGCCCGCAACATCTGCGTGGCCACCTCGGAGAAGGTGGGCCGCGCCATGAGCCGCGCGGCCTTCGAGGGTGTGGTGCGAGCCCTGCTGCAGAAGCCCAGTGCCCGTGTGGCTGTCCTGTTCACCCGCTCTGAGGACGCCCGCGAGCTCCTTGCTGCCACCCAGCGCCTCAATGCCAGCTTCACCTGGGTTGCCAGCGATGGCTGGGGGGCCCTGGAGAGTGTGGTGGCAGGCAGCGAGGGTGCTGCTGAAGGCGCCATCACCATAGAGCTGGCTTCCTACCCCATCAGCGACTTTGCCTCCTACTTCCAGAGCCTGGACCCGTGGAACAACAGCCGGAACCCCTGGTTCCGTGAGTTTTGGGAGCAGAGGTTCCGCTGCAGCTTCCGGCAGCAAGACTGTGCGGCTCACTCCCTGAGAGCTGTGCCCTTTGAGCAAGAGTCCAAGATCATGTTTGTGGTCAATGCTGTGTATGCCATGGCCCACGCCCTGCACAACATGCATCGCGCCCTCTGCCCCAACACCACCCGCCTCTGTGATGCAATGCAACCCGTCAACGGGCGCCGCCTCTACAAAGACTTCGTGCTCAATGTCAAGTTCGATG ccccctTCCGCCCAGCTGATACCCACAGCGAGGTCCGCTTCGACCGCTTTGGGGACGGTATTGGTCGCTACAACACCTTCACCTACCTGCGGGCAGGCGGTGGGCGCTATCGCTACCAGAAGGTGGGCTACTGGGCAGAAGGCCTGACCCTGGACACCAGCCTCATCCCCTGGGCCTCACCCTCAGCCGGCCCCCTGCCCGCCTCTCGCTGCAGTGAGCCCTGCCTCCAGAACGAGGTGAAGAGCGTGCAGCCGGGGGAGGTCTGCTGCTGGCTCTGCATTCCCTGCCAGCCCTATGAGTACCGGCTGGATGAGTTCACCTGCGCCGACTGTGGCCTGGGCTACTGGCCCAACGCCAGCCTCACCGGCTGCTTTGAGCTGCCCCAGGAATACATCCGCTGGGGCGATGCCTGGGCCGTGGGACCTGTCACCATCGCCTGCCTAGGCGCCCTGGCCACCCTGTTTGTGCTGGGTGTCTTTGTAAGGCACAACGCCACCCCTGTGGTCAAGGCCTCGGGCCGAGAGCTCTGCTACATCCTGCTGGGTGGCGTCTTCCTCTGCTACTGCATGACCTTTGTCTTCATCGCCAAGCCATCCACAGCGGTGTGCACCTTACGGCGCCTCGGTTTGGgcactgccttctccgtctgcTACTCAGCTCTGCTCACCAAGACCAACCGCATCGCACGCATCTTTGGTGGGGCCCGGGAGGGAGCCCAGCGGCCACGCTTCATCAGCCCTGCCTCGCAGGTGGCCATCTGCCTGGCCCTTATCTCGGGCCAGCTGCTCATCGTGGCCACCTGGCTGGTGGTGGAGGCCCCGGGCACAGGCAAGGAGACAGCCCCTGAGCGGCGGGAGGTAGTGACATTGCGCTGTAACCACCGAGATGCAAGCATGCTGGGCTCGCTGGCCTACAATGTGCTCCTCATTGCGCTCTGCACGCTCTATGCCTTCAAGACCCGCAAGTGCCCCGAGAACTTCAATGAGGCCAAGTTCATCGGCTTTACCATGTACACTACCTGCATTATCTGGCTCGCCTTCCTGCCCATCTTCTATGTCACCTCCAGTGATTACCGG GTGCAGACCACCACCATGTGCGTGTCAGTCAGCCTCAGTGGCTCTGTGGTTCTCGGCTGTCTGTTTGCACCCAAGCTGCACATCATCCTGTTTCAGCCGCAAAAGAACGTGGTCAGCCACCGCACGCCCACCAGCCGCTTCGGCAGTGCAGCTGCCAGAGCCAGCTCCAGCCTTGGCCAAG GGTCTGGCTCCCAGTTTGTCCCCACTGTTTGCAACGGCCGCGAGGTGGTGGACTCAACAACATCGTCGCTTTGA